A section of the Citrus sinensis cultivar Valencia sweet orange chromosome 8, DVS_A1.0, whole genome shotgun sequence genome encodes:
- the LOC102608458 gene encoding protein HYPER-SENSITIVITY-RELATED 4-like — protein sequence MLCNTGQSTKMQSEIRYFNLTFHKQHKDKVLNSYFPYILRKSKSAQEENKTLKLYSLNRDHARRFGLDSWHWITFNHPATLDTLAMEAELKKMIIEDLERFVKRKDYYRRVGKAWKRGYLLYGPPGTGKSSLIAAMSNYLNFDIYDLELSAVHSNSELRRVLLSTGNRSILVVEDIDCSLELEDRQAQPTTVNVLKPLRPMQVTLSGLLNFLDGLWSSCGDERIIVFTTNHKDRLDPAVLRPGRMDVHIYMSYCTPCGFDTLAANYLGITDHPLIYEIKEIMQNVRVTPADVGEQLLKNEDPEIALKGLLQFLNAKLIEGCESQAS from the exons ATGCTCTGTAACACCGGCCAATCTACAAAGATGCAATCTGAAATCCGATATTTCAACCTCACTTTTCATAAGCAACACAAAGATAAGGTTCTCAATTCTTACTTCCCTTATATATTAAGGAAATCAAAGTCTGCACAAGAAGAGAATAAAACTTTGAAGCTGTACTCCTTAAATCGAGATCATGCTCGTAGATTTGGACTGGATTCTTGGCACTGGATTACCTTCAATCATCCAGCTACACTTGATACATTAGCCATGGAGGCAGAGctgaagaaaatgataatagaGGATCTTGAAAGGTTTGTCAAAAGAAAAGACTATTACCGAAGAGTAGGAAAGGCTTGGAAACGTGGATACTTGCTGTATGGCCCTCCTGGAACTGGGAAATCAAGCTTGATTGCTGCAATGTcaaattatcttaattttgacatttatgaCTTGGAACTCTCTGCTGTCCATTCCAACTCTGAGCTAAGGAGAGTTTTGCTTAGTACAGGTAACCGATCAATACTTGTTGTTGAAGATATTGACTGCAGCCTTGAGTTAGAAGATCGACAAGCTCAGCCTACAACAGTGAATGTTCTTAAACCACTTAGACCAATGCAG GTGACACTTTCCGGATTGCTTAACTTTTTAGATGGTTTGTGGTCAAGTTGCGGAGATGAAAGGATTATCGTGTTCACCACAAATCACAAAGACAGATTGGACCCAGCAGTGCTGCGCCCTGGCCGCATGGATGTGCACATTTACATGTCCTACTGCACTCCTTGTGGTTTTGATACACTGGCTGCCAATTATCTGGGAATAACAGACCATCCCCTTATATATGAAATCAAAGAGATAATGCAGAATGTACGGGTGACTCCTGCAGACGTTGGTGAGCAGTTGCTGAAGAATGAAGATCCGGAGATTGCACTCAAAGGCCTGCTTCAGTTCCTTAATGCAAAATTGATAGAAGGCTGTGAAAGCCAAGCTAGTTAA